Proteins encoded by one window of Collimonas fungivorans:
- a CDS encoding SMP-30/gluconolactonase/LRE family protein yields MSTEIATASLLFDGKHLLGEGVLWCDRTQRLFWTDILGASLWCHDPAAGTTRNWPMPERLATFALTADDDRLLLGLASQLAWFSFSSNAVTPICAVEADLPHTRLNDGRCDRFGRFVFGTKNDAPGLARCCSFYRLNTDLTLERLALPMVAISNSICFSPDGRTMYYCDSPSKTIRCCDYDTSTGATSNDRLFADLQEQPGEPDGSTVDSEGYLWNAQWGGHRVLRFAPDGSIDRMVRMPVAQPSCVALGGAALDTLYVTSARESLSAAALLAEPAAGGLFQLHLPGVRGLPEGRFGGRLTDS; encoded by the coding sequence ATGAGCACCGAGATAGCCACCGCCAGCCTGCTGTTTGACGGCAAGCACCTGCTGGGAGAAGGAGTGTTGTGGTGTGATCGCACGCAACGCCTGTTCTGGACCGATATCCTCGGCGCCAGCCTGTGGTGCCACGATCCGGCCGCAGGCACGACCCGCAATTGGCCGATGCCGGAACGGCTGGCGACGTTTGCCCTGACCGCAGACGACGACCGCCTGCTGCTGGGGCTGGCCTCGCAACTGGCCTGGTTCAGTTTTTCCAGTAATGCCGTGACGCCGATTTGCGCGGTCGAGGCCGACTTGCCGCACACCCGGCTGAACGATGGCCGCTGCGATCGCTTCGGACGTTTCGTGTTCGGCACCAAGAACGATGCCCCCGGCCTGGCGCGCTGCTGCAGTTTCTACCGGCTCAATACCGACCTGACGCTGGAGCGCCTGGCGCTGCCGATGGTGGCAATCAGCAACAGTATCTGCTTCAGCCCGGATGGCCGCACCATGTATTACTGCGACTCTCCCAGCAAGACGATACGCTGCTGCGACTATGACACCAGTACCGGCGCCACCAGCAACGATCGCCTGTTTGCCGACTTGCAGGAGCAGCCGGGCGAACCTGATGGTTCAACCGTGGATAGCGAGGGTTACCTGTGGAACGCGCAGTGGGGCGGCCATCGCGTGCTGCGTTTTGCGCCGGACGGCAGCATCGACCGCATGGTGCGGATGCCGGTGGCGCAGCCCAGCTGCGTGGCATTGGGTGGCGCGGCCCTGGATACCTTGTATGTGACGAGTGCGCGCGAATCGCTGTCGGCCGCCGCCTTGCTGGCTGAACCGGCCGCCGGCGGTCTGTTCCAGCTGCATTTGCCTGGCGTGCGTGGTTTGCCGGAGGGGCGTTTCGGCGGCCGGCTTACAGATAGCTGA